The genomic stretch CGTCTAGTCGGCACCGTGCGTAACGAACGGTACACCCAAAAAAGCACGGCTGTCTCCGGCGACGTTGCAGGTGCCTTCCCGCCTGCCTTTCGTGgacaatggaaaaaaaaaactcttctcATACGGGGGAATGATTACGTTTACGGGACAGTAGACAATGTAGAAAGATGCCTATCTAATGGGGTTAAGTGCCAAAGGGTTGCCTACGGACGTACGGCAGATGTGATGTTCGTTAATTTGACCCTGACGCAACTGGAAAGTTGGATCAAGTTAAAGAAGCCGTGCAAAAACTATTGAACTCAACTCCATAGAACTACTACCATATAAATATAGATGGGACATTTGAATACTAAGCCAGAAAACCAAGTTAACTGAAGTCAAATTAACGACAGACAGCTCTAATCGTTCTGGGCTGCACGCCTAAAGTGTTATTAGCAGCAAGTCGCCCAGTTCATCAAAGAGGATACTGCAGTAACATGGAAATACTGACGCGTCAAGAACCACAGCAATGCAGTTATAAGTGCCTTTGAGCTGCCATGTGTTGCCTTATTGGGTCGATACCTAAGAGAGTGGACATCACCCTCTTAATTCCGTCCATTCCGAGGGTATGTGTGCTGTACGCACCAGCAATTCAGAATGCTGTGAAATGgaacatagaaaaaaaaaaggtttcacTTTTTGTAGTAATTTTTGCTGAGCAGTGTCTTCACTCAGTGACTTCAATCGGGCATTTGTGCAATAAACAAGAAATGTGCACTATAGTCTACGGTTTATTTCGAAGGTGAAGGAGAGCATGATCGAACTCAACTCCACAGAAATGGATGGGACATTTGAATACTATGCCAAAAAATAAAGTTAACTGAAGTCAAATTAACGACAGACAGCTGTAATCGTAGTATACTAAGTATACGTACCAAATGTAGGTTCGGATACAAAATCGGTTCCTTTCAAAAATTTACGAAAGCCTTTGGTCAATAAGtcataaataataataagtcaATAAGACTGAAAAATACAATTACTCTTTACTTTCAAGGCTACTAACAGACGTTACGAGCAACTTCGGGGGCCACGCGTCTCGACTACTGCATTCTCTTTAATAAGACTTTCAATCCAAGACTGTATCTAGTGGTGCGCTTGTTCCCCTTCGGCTGCAGCCTCGGCTTCTCCTTGTTCAGGTGAGCCATCGTGAGGCCAGTAAGTGGGCTTGTCCAAGTTAATCGCGTGCTGCGGATAGTACTTGGCATAATCCTCCATtgtcatgtgcgcagctgggATGATGGTTTCGAAATGGGCCAACTGGAAGAGATGCAAAAGGTGTCAGACGACAGTCTGCTTCCtccaaacaacaacagcaacattaTCCAAACTCGAAACGTCACCTCTTGCTTGTAGTCGTCAATTCTCTGCTTGGAGTCAGCAATGAAGTTTGTTATGTCTTCTTTCTATGAAAGGAAAGCACGcgctatttattttttttttttccacggaAGACAAAATACGTAGCACGAAACAGGCACGttgttaaataaaaaaaaaaaaaaaaatacggtaATACTTACAGCCTCACGTTCTTGGGCGTCGATAAGTGGTGTGAGATGTTCTTTCGGGAAAGGGACCACGAAGCTCTTGTACTGAAAACCATAAGAATTTCCTGAAGTTCCAAACTGTATTCAGCGGGTTAAGCGGGTGTATCCAGTATTTCGCGACGCATTGAAAACCACAAGGTTTCGTACACGCAGCAACTCACCGCCTTTTCCATCTCATCTACGAGAGCCGGGTTACCGATACGAGACCTGTACATCCCAAAGTCGATAGGAGGAGGGTTTTCTGGATACTGGAAAACTCTAAAAGTGAAGAAAAGTAACGTTACTTATTATGCTATTCCATTTGCGGCAGTCGAGATGCAAAATTATGCCGCAGTAGCCGATGCACGACATCCTAAGCAGAAGCGAGATTACCTCCTCAAATATCCATCAGACTTGGTTTTAAACACTTGAAATTGTTGCCTTTGGGCTGCCGGTACCCTTTCCGAAAAAGCCGCCCAATTAATTGCGGACTTAGAAATCCTTTTCGCAGCCATCTCTAACGATGAGAAGGTCACCACAAAAGTGAAATGTGTAACGGCTTGGATTGATTTTTCGTGCCATAAAACAAGCCGTCTGCTATTGACGACGGGAGTTGGGTGCTCACTTTCCGAAGTTTTCTGGCCTTTCTGGCATATTATCTACGGTTTATTTATTGGCATTTTATTTTATAAATAATTGTAATTAATGTTTACGAGGTTCAAAATACACTGATCAGcagtgagaaaaaaagaaagaaaaacagaacaaaagagaaaagaggaaaagagtTATTGTCGTAGCAGCCTCGGTTTCGCATCTAGGTGTACGCTATGCGCGCCGTGCAGATATTTAAAATTATTCAAATGACAATGACATCACTACGTAGTTCTGTGTGTCACAAGCAAACTTTTCATAAAAGTTTATTATACACGATTGAGTTTTGCTACTCGGGAACCTCTTGCGGTGGAATTTCTAACTACGGGTACAGGGGTACACCAAAGATGGCGGAAAAGGGTGCGAACTCCTGCGATGGAGAAGCGTCAGCCGAAGAAAATGCAGATTCCGCCTCGAAATCTCCGCTGAACAAGCAATGGGTGAAATTAAACGTCGGTGGTACCTGCTTTCTGACGACCCGTACTACTCTCTGCCGCGATCCAAAGTCCTTTTTGTATCGACTATGTCAAGAAGACCCGGAGTTGAGCTCTGACAAGGTGAGCGGTTTTTCGTCGCTTCTCGATAGCGCACGTCGGGTCGTTAGTTTCCGTTAGACGAGATTATTTTTACGTAGAAAACATCCCAGAGCGGGTGTCGTCTGCTGGATACTTGAACGCGATCTTGCACGCAGACGATCAAATGTTTGAAATTTACTCTTTCGCCGTGTTGTTCAATGAATATAATTTTTGCAGTCAGCTCAGGCTGGTGCttctttgcaatttttttttgccaatTTCCAGGATGAAACCGGCGCCTACTTAATTGACCGAGACCCCACTTACTTCGGACCTATCTTAAATTATTTACGGCATGGGAAACTCGTCATAAACAAGGACCTAGCTGAAGAAGGTACTTGGATTATTGACTACATACTTTTATTTTGCTTATTTAGCAGTCACTCTGATCTCATTGCGTATACACAAGAAATTTCATTGATGCTCCTTCCGTCAGGGGTGCTGGAAGAGGCAGAGTTCTACAACATCACCGAGCTCATCAAGCTCGTGAAGCGGCTCATCCAAGAGCGCAACCAGCATCACAGAGCGCGGGACGCCAAGAAGCATGTGTATCGCGTGCTCCAATGTCACGAGGACGAGCTCACCCAAATGGTTTCCACAATGTCCGACGGGTGGCGCTTCGAACAGGTCGGTAAGGCAGCGGAGGTTGTCGAAAAGTACGCTGaactcgcttttttttttcttttcaacagctGATCAACATCGGCTCTTCGTACAACTACGGAAACGAGGACCACGCCGAGTTCCTGTGCGTGGTGTCGCGCGAGTACCCCGGCGCAACTCCCAACGCCACGGAGTTCGAGCCCACCGATCGTGCACAGGCGAGTAGTGCCCGTTGTTGCCGGATGTGGaggcttttttttaaaaaaatatccctCGGACACCACCGAGGCAAAAACGCCTCTGGCGAGCCCGCACGCTGTTTCTACCCATGCACTGTCCTGTTGGAAATGGGATTGTCCAATAGCTCATTAGtggggttcttttttttttttttttttcgcaatagtCCCCCCCGGGACTAGGCGCCCGGACTAGGAAATAGGCGCCTCATTTATCgcgtgtaaatagcacccgatttttgccctcccgaatttgaaaaatcgtaAAACGCAAAAACTCTTCACCCTACTCATTAGTCAACACGTTTGAATATTGTCATTCTGTTCTCAACAGCTGATCCAGCAGAAGGCTGCCCGCATGTGAGGCCACTCAACCAAAGCCCCCACCTCACCTCCTGCTGTTGATGGGCCATTATCTGTGATAGCAACAAAAGAATCACAGCCAGTGCAATGCGTGCCGGGGAGACGCAGTAGAAGTCTTagcaccacacacacacacacacgttccGTTGTGCGTCGGCCGTTACGTCAGCCTAGTGCCAAGTACCAAAgacccccctcctcctcctcctcccaacTCAAGAATCTCCTGGGAACACCGAGTCATCGCAAGTTTTTTCTAGGAAGACTTTTCCGCCGCCACGTGTTATTTTTTCGTTGTTGGCCGTCAACTCATCAGCTCCCAGCATTTCTGTGTTGTCGTTGTCACTCTGAGTGTAACACCGTCTTGCTAATAAAACCGGTCGAGAACGACGTCGCTCCGCCTGTCGGTAAATTTGGTGCAGAAGGATTCCAACCGCTTCTTGGAAGATCATgctttatcgtttttttttgtgtgtgttttttttttctgcattttttttGTAGAGAGCTACACAAAATGGATAGGATGTTTCTGCCTGTAATCTCTCGTAATTGATTGGAGTATACGTAAAGGACCCATGTGGGCATTACCATTTCTGTAATACAAGTAGTACAAGCAAACAAATTCGGGTATTTATTTTCGAGTCGAAATATTACTGCCGAAAAAagaatatttttaaaaagtgGGATAGACGCCGAAAGCACAAAAATTTACAAAATTTACACAATAACAGATGCCGAAATCCACAAATACTGTTATAAAGTGCTTACATGTAATTTTGACTGTCACAGCAATGTTAACCCCTCAAACGTCAAGATACTTTAAAGGgccactaaaatgcaaaaacaactctATGAAACAAATGAAAGtgtgtgtttcaattagtacagttcaagcaaaattagttcacacaacgctacagtttagaagaaaaacgctacgAAAATGGGATCCCCAAGTTTGGAATTATGACAACAAGTGCGGAATGAACATCGCGTGCAAGACAATTGGAAGTGAATTTGTTtttccattttagtgcccctttaagtaaaGGAGAGGCATAGTTCTGCATAAACACTCTGTGCTAGAGTCTTATACCTAAAGTAGCTCAATGTAGTAGGTATACTTAAAAGTAGTAGGTCAATAGTCCGATGTAGTCGAGCACATTTGCATGTCCGTTGCCATTTTTGTGTACCTCATGCCAGGGAATGCACCTGTACGTGGAGAACTTTGTGGCAAACGTGCACACCACAGTGTTGAACGCATAGAAAGCACAAAAAGCTGTGTGCCTAGATTGGGACCATTTGCTCGAAACATCTCCTTGGAGAGTAAAATGTGCCTCAGCCTAAAAATCATGCGCTAAATTAAGCCACACAAGAACCAAACAAGAGAGATAGAGTCAGGTATCAACACAGGCAGGTTTATTGAGCCCTTATTCCAAGCCGTGCAGCTCCTTCTGGATCTTCTTCCATCGGTGCAGGGGACCGTGCCCGCTGTAGTAGTGGCAGTAGGCTCCGTCGGGCTTCAGGCGTCCGTCCGCACGCATGGCCTCGTACTCGGGGACCTCCCACTTTGTGAAGCCCCACTTCTTGGACCCACAAACCTGCGCAACGAACACACTCAGCGCTCCGCAGATCGACGGTTGAAAGAAAGGGGTACCTTCTGACGACCGGGGAACTTGAACTTCGCCCTACGCAGGGCCTCGATGACGTTCTCCTTGTGCTGCTCCTTGGCACGCACGGACATGATCTTCTGCCCAATGTGCACCCGAGCCACGGTGCCCTGCGGCTTTCCGAAGGCACCACGCATTCCGGTTTGGAGCCTAGCGGCATACAAAGAAGTTGTAGCCGTAGCCAAATCCGAATTTGAAACCACTCACCTATCGGCTCCAGCGCAGGACAACATTTTGTTGATCCGGATTACGTGGAAGGGATGCAGCCGCATTCGCAAATGGAAAGCGTCCTTGCCGCACGTCTTCACCAGATACTTGTTGGCGCAGATACGACCAGCTTCCAGTGCCTCGGAGGAGATCTGCTCGAACTCCTTGGAGATGAGGTGGATACAAAGGGGAAACTCATCGACTCGAGCCTTCTTACGACCAAGGTCGAAGATACGGATCTTGGGATCTGGATCAGGGTACAATGAGAACATTTTAATACTCTTACATACCAAGCAAAATATACATCAATCTAGCATGCAATTACTGTTCCTCATAAAGATACCAAGAACCTTTACATAGCCCCACAAATGCCGAATAACCACGTCGCAATTAAACAAACTTAAGGCCAAGAGAAGTGTGTAATTAAAAGTTTCAGGTTTACCTGGCACACCACGACAGAACCGAGACTTCGGGTACGGTTTATTTTTGCAGTAACGGTAACTGAAATAGAATACAGCACCATAAGGAACGATCGAATAGCTGACATGCACGAATTCAAAGCAATCCTGCCCCATCAATTTCACACTTACCATCTTGCCGGACGGCGACCCATCTTGCCTAAAATTGAATAATACTGGTATTATTACAAATAAGTAACGTTACACTCGCAACATTGGTGCTTAGTAAGGGAAGTAGGATAACGAAATATCCAGATTAAACGAGATTTTCGTAGAAAACCGGAGCGTGCGACGCATACTTACCAAGCAAGATGTCCGAAAGGAATCGGAAACGGAAATCGTGTCGCTACTTATGCTAGCGGCGGCGTTGTAATAAAAGTCATACACGAGTTTTTTTGTTACGTATAAAACAACTTGATGTATTTTATTGGTTATGAATTAAGTTAGCATTGAATTTTATTTGTAATATATGGTTTTGAATGCACAGATTGTTTTCTTCTTGAATCGAAAATGTGGTTTTGGTTTGGCATTGGTGACACGTGACAGTAGGTGTGACCGGTGTGACGTTTGACATTAACCACGTGATCAACTGTCATGGCGGCTCTCTTGTcaagaaacatgttttgaaGTCTATATGTAGGAActttacgaatttttttgctACTACAACGTAAGTTTTGGCGGCCCATAGCACTCGGACCGATTTGACAGACTGTTCTCTTTTGAGCCTTTGAACAGGATATTAAACGACTTGCCTTCGTCAGGACCATTACCTGTTTCGTGTCCGGTGCCAACTCGTGTGAGGCACCTCAAAACATACGAATACCACATGCGAGGCAGTGCTACGTTTAAACCATGGGCGTAATCACAATAGCAGCCCAAGACACTACTATTGAGGTTCTCTGTATGGAGTACAAAGTTGAGCCTGTGACACGCTGGCCCTTGGATGGAACTGTTGATGCACTTCCAAAACTCTCAAATATGTTGCTATCTCTTTAATGTCTTAGCGTGGCAGTATGTCGCGTCTCTAAAAGACTCTTGCAAGTCTCCGTCTTAACACTACAGGCACACATGGCTATACAGTCCAGACAGTCGTTAATAAAGCTATGAGATTCTAGCATGCAACCATGAGGTGCACTAACTCCGGTCTTGTTTCTGCAGGTAGACAGCATGTTATTTATGTAGCCATTGTCAAGCATGGTAATATAGTTTGAGGCTGCAGTGTACAGTTTAGGTTTCAAACTACATGCACCCTCTTTCAGGACGAAATGCTACACGCATTAACGGCATTGCTGACAGAATTTTTTAGTGCCAATGTGACGAACGAACGAAAACGGGAAATCGGTGAGGCCCTTTATTGTTGTATTTAGTTTACAAATTTACAATCCTCGCTTGAATTCAGAAACTCTTCTGAGCGATTTTGGTCGACAAGAGGGCAGCTGGAAGCAATGCCTGTACTTTCTGACCCATACCAACGACCAGTATGTCATGATGTTCTGCCTCAATGCTCTCGAGGTGAGTGTCGTCTGCATTCGTTAGTTTCACTATCAGGGTGCGTGTCGTCTGCATTGGTTCGAAGTTGTTTCTCAACACACTCAGggtgagtgtcgtctgcttttgttgGAAGTTGTTTCTCAGCGCGCTTCGAGTGAGTGCCATACGCATTCGTGAATGATTTGGTTTTTGGTTGCTATTTTTTAAATCTTCCCACAAACTTCAGCACCTAAAAAGTTGGAATCATGTGGAGGACATGTTGTTTCAGACTTTCATGTTGTCGATTAATCAGCATACTTGAAATTTTGCTTTAACATTAGACGAATATGCAGTTGTGTAACCAACCACATGACCAACATTCACCGTTACCTTGCCATCATGAACCGACATCTCGTTCGTCTGTGTTTAATGCAGGAAGCGATTGGAAGACGGTGGTTACGAATGCTGGCAGAACACAAGGCCGAAATACGCAATGGTGTGCAGGGCTTCCTTCTTGCGCGTCACAAAGAGGTGCCCACGTTTGTTCGCAACAAGTTATGCAAACTTGTGGTGGACATGGGACGCCTGGACTGgcctcatttctatccaacgtTTTACTCTAGTATTTTGCAGGTGAGTAAATCGTTATTTAAATGGTTTCAAAACGCATAGATGCATTTGTGCAAAACAAGgaacccccttttttttcccgtTTTTTTCGCACTACAGGTTACAATAGAAATTTATGCTCTGCCTCGTCACTGTTTCTATGCTTTGTGTGtttaacaaagacggttaagagcatcaactgtttgtgcagcctactgcacgaaagtcttgtttttatgtatatagtaaacagttgatgctcttaaccgtctttgttattttttattctgcatcgccggaaacttgtgcATTGTTTGAAACTTGTAGTTCCAGTGACTAGTTACTGGAAAAGTAGCTAGCAATTGTAACTAATTACTCTTCCTAAGAAAGTACCTGTCAGCTGTAgctagttccttttttttcagtaactagCTACGGTGACTAGTTACTTcctgaatcgtaattttttcgCAGTAATTTCGGAAGGTTTTCgcattttctttctcctccgcaCAGGCGTACAACGCTTAGACATAAGCACAGACTAATTAACCTTGTACACATTACTTGCTGGTGCATGTCATACACGCTGCTTTTTGAAAATCAATTAAACAGAGTTTTCGATCGTTTTGAGAGTCACTTTTGCAGTGGTTGCGTATTATTGCGTGAATTTACGGCGATCTACTGAGCAAAGCTCGTAATTCTCCTTTGTCGTGACGCTGGCCGCTGAGGAATCAGTCTTCAATCGTTTCCAGTTGTGCCAGTCAAGCGAGACGTGTCTGACCGGGTTGGTGCTTCTGAAGACTGCCTCGGAAGAGCTGGCCTGCCCTCGAGACGACCTCTCCGTATCCAGAAAAGTGGAGCTTCGTCGACTCCTTCTGGACCAGGTGCCGGCAACCCTGAACGTTGTGGCAGGTACGACGGCACCACCtagtgttaaaaaaaaaggcatattCAGTGcctcctttccttctttcacaGTGTGGTTATGCAAAGTCACATTCGAGGGTCAGTTACTCGAAAGATGTGTAACAGAGTTAGCCAGCTAGCCTGTGAAGGGAGTAACTgaattaccgtattttctcgaatctaaCGCGCCCCCGATCCTAACGCGCATCTTTCTTGGGTGTGTGATAATGTGCCAAAAAACTAGTTAAAAAGTAGACAAGAACAGAAGTACAAATTTTTTGCACAGTTTCATTGTCAGAGTCGTCCGACAGCTCCTTATCGCTCTCAATGCACCATGGCAGATCATCTTCAGTGCCGTCAAGAGCATTTGTAATGCAACATTTCTTGAATGATGTCTCCACCATATTTTGCGGCAGCCCGCTCCATGTGTCGGCGATCCAACGGGCAACGTCCTGTAGTGACGCTCGTCGTATCCGTCCAGCGGGTGTCATCGTGTGTGAATCGCTCGATAGCCACTCATTATACATTTCACGAACTCTGTCCTTCAGAGGCTTATTCAAGCAAATGTCCAAGAGCTGTAACTGCGAGGTCATTCCTCCGGGAATGATGACAACGTCCGTATTGCACGCGCACAGTTTATCTTTTGATCGCTCCATCTGTCGTGGACGGAGGTTGACGATGCGCCGAAATCGTTGACGGCGATGTCACGGGCGTGGTCACCCACAATTCTGACGTGCACCCCTTActttcgcaaaaaaaaatttgaaaaaaaagtgCGCGTTAGATTCGAATAAATACGGTAGTTACCTCTCCAAA from Ornithodoros turicata isolate Travis chromosome 4, ASM3712646v1, whole genome shotgun sequence encodes the following:
- the LOC135392004 gene encoding ATP synthase subunit d, mitochondrial-like, which encodes MAAKRISKSAINWAAFSERVPAAQRQQFQVFKTKSDGYLRRVFQYPENPPPIDFGMYRSRIGNPALVDEMEKAYKSFVVPFPKEHLTPLIDAQEREAKEDITNFIADSKQRIDDYKQELAHFETIIPAAHMTMEDYAKYYPQHAINLDKPTYWPHDGSPEQGEAEAAAEGEQAHH
- the LOC135392003 gene encoding BTB/POZ domain-containing protein KCTD5-like, which encodes MRAVQIFKIIQMTMTSLRSSVCHKQTFHKSLLYTIEFCYSGTSCGGISNYGYRGTPKMAEKGANSCDGEASAEENADSASKSPLNKQWVKLNVGGTCFLTTRTTLCRDPKSFLYRLCQEDPELSSDKDETGAYLIDRDPTYFGPILNYLRHGKLVINKDLAEEGVLEEAEFYNITELIKLVKRLIQERNQHHRARDAKKHVYRVLQCHEDELTQMVSTMSDGWRFEQLINIGSSYNYGNEDHAEFLCVVSREYPGATPNATEFEPTDRAQLIQQKAARM
- the LOC135392006 gene encoding large ribosomal subunit protein uL16-like, with amino-acid sequence MGRRPARCYRYCKNKPYPKSRFCRGVPDPKIRIFDLGRKKARVDEFPLCIHLISKEFEQISSEALEAGRICANKYLVKTCGKDAFHLRMRLHPFHVIRINKMLSCAGADRLQTGMRGAFGKPQGTVARVHIGQKIMSVRAKEQHKENVIEALRRAKFKFPGRQKVCGSKKWGFTKWEVPEYEAMRADGRLKPDGAYCHYYSGHGPLHRWKKIQKELHGLE